The following are encoded in a window of Candidatus Microthrix parvicella Bio17-1 genomic DNA:
- a CDS encoding acyltransferase family protein: protein MPTRDSPVPTGAPSAAGPRGGSAFAMLALGAVTAVALGSMAAAANGHRFSLGAVTARLDVGITVLFVMAGYLLYLPLARAVTADTARPAARRSLRRLALRFLPAYWVVLLIAAFIYRQAQPMTALDLASYLTLTNIYAPDTFLGPIPLAWALATGAAFCVFLPLFAWCVARPSAEESRRVRHQWIGLAAMVLVAVVFRTWVVSLDAPQLTVLSRRAWLFNHLDTFAVGMALALAQVVRERRIEQGESSAWSAQVWRRISFAGAAVAVVAFVVLVALGLSRQALVFPAPQEWARHVLTLAIGAGLVIAVAAGSRGPWFAVPTLPWGLGRWPARLAYGVFLWHGLVITVYGSRHPDAAFNLSFLRMALFVIPIVVLLAALTWGLVQRPSLTYLDRRLPTFAAGMWGIGIAGLLWRLVSVLHITTVRPDGGDPFYYHIQAGLLSAGRGFSEPFRWTMDGTLEPTAIHPPLYSMYLSISSFLGADTYLAHKTLSIVAGVGVVVVIGLIARRLGGDWAGWIAAALAAFYPQFWIVDGILWSEGLFTLFIALTVWAAFAYSDRPSRWGAVWLGLAVSGAVLTRGEALILAPMLVAPLVFFGPYPLRRWCRSRAAKAEGSVASDETPPGEPMGSRPPWKERTLRLGIAALAVALPIVPWLARNMTAFEQPITLSSNSDEVLYYANCVDSYYGDFIGYWSFPCQERERQVVQEPRDESVRVKFWRDKGIDYAMSHKSRWPVVVAARIGRVLEVYRPAQGARILSIEGRPLGWTQFGQVMWWSMLPIAAVGAWLLRRRGRWAWPLWSQVVMVVAVSVLVYGHVRFRPPLDLAVIVFAAVALSAALRRGAARVLTTSAAAPILAARPAPAGQHLGDRHVDGQHLQDHGAEQPTDLDDAKPRTALGGWWGARPRLRTGVGVAIVVLAVLAPLRELLRRQGVPMEEGFMLAFPQRVLAGDVPNKDFLHLYGPGGLWALAAWYKVFGVNLAAERWFGLLQLTGIIGGVAALARAWGRRMMVIAGVACAVISLTAVGLVALAWNGGLALLVGSVVALRWALADDSDHTAPLVATGVLGGAALLFRPDLVLVVGLVGVVALWLAGDGRKRLWKAGASVMAVGSLILIQLALAGPGAAIKGMLIQPVFDLRAGRALPVPPSWGSIDGFAQRAAMIAPPSWPLPMPGPSQQVFLWFVGLLAATLLAVVTALVVAHRSGWSAVAIRADRGALTTLLVAPLALGILPQAMQRADTTHLAWVGCIVIPLTPGLVFQLTRGWVRPRYRGALAVVLGGALVASMVIVAPIYTLRPYAERVVESASSPPPAQWSLARDGKNFWLGGTPITTAAQALAADLDALSEPGQRLFVGPSDLSKTPYSDAYWYYMFGDLTPATRYIEMDPGIADAADSGLADDLAGADWVILSHLWDSWDEANTSGDTGSNEPNEVLNARFCRYRSYGDSFELWARRPATGDCPAPQPPVPVSAPPARDAPVSN from the coding sequence GTGCCGACCAGGGACTCGCCAGTGCCAACGGGCGCCCCATCGGCCGCCGGCCCCCGTGGCGGCTCGGCGTTTGCCATGCTGGCGTTGGGTGCCGTCACCGCCGTGGCGCTGGGGTCGATGGCGGCCGCGGCCAATGGTCATCGGTTCTCGCTCGGTGCGGTGACCGCCCGGCTCGATGTTGGCATCACCGTGCTGTTCGTCATGGCCGGGTACCTGCTGTATCTGCCACTTGCCCGGGCCGTCACGGCGGACACCGCCCGGCCCGCGGCGCGCCGCTCGCTTCGGCGGTTGGCGCTCCGATTCCTCCCTGCCTACTGGGTGGTGTTGCTGATCGCCGCGTTCATCTATCGGCAGGCCCAGCCGATGACCGCGCTCGACCTGGCCTCCTACCTGACGCTCACCAACATCTATGCCCCGGACACGTTCCTTGGGCCCATCCCCCTGGCCTGGGCGCTGGCCACAGGCGCAGCGTTCTGCGTGTTTCTGCCGCTGTTTGCCTGGTGCGTGGCCAGGCCATCGGCCGAGGAGTCCCGACGGGTGCGTCACCAGTGGATCGGCCTGGCCGCCATGGTGCTCGTCGCCGTCGTGTTCCGCACCTGGGTCGTGTCGCTGGATGCACCTCAGCTCACCGTGCTCAGCCGCAGGGCCTGGCTGTTCAATCACCTCGACACCTTTGCGGTCGGCATGGCGTTGGCGCTGGCGCAGGTGGTTCGGGAGCGACGCATCGAGCAGGGCGAGTCGTCTGCCTGGTCGGCGCAGGTGTGGCGGCGCATTTCGTTCGCCGGTGCTGCGGTGGCGGTGGTGGCATTCGTCGTGCTGGTGGCGCTTGGGCTGTCCCGTCAGGCGTTGGTGTTCCCGGCCCCCCAGGAGTGGGCTCGTCATGTCCTCACCCTGGCGATCGGTGCCGGGTTGGTGATCGCCGTTGCGGCGGGATCCCGCGGGCCTTGGTTTGCTGTGCCGACACTGCCCTGGGGCCTGGGCCGGTGGCCGGCCCGTCTGGCCTACGGCGTGTTTCTGTGGCATGGCCTGGTGATCACCGTCTACGGATCCCGGCATCCCGACGCCGCGTTCAACCTGTCGTTCCTGCGCATGGCGTTGTTCGTCATCCCCATCGTGGTGCTGCTCGCGGCCCTCACCTGGGGTCTCGTGCAACGCCCGTCGTTGACGTACCTCGATCGACGCCTCCCCACCTTCGCCGCCGGCATGTGGGGCATCGGCATCGCCGGGTTGCTCTGGCGGCTGGTGTCGGTGCTGCACATCACCACGGTGCGTCCGGATGGCGGCGACCCGTTCTACTATCACATTCAGGCAGGTCTGCTCAGCGCCGGGCGGGGCTTCTCCGAGCCGTTCCGCTGGACGATGGACGGCACCCTGGAACCGACCGCCATCCATCCACCGCTCTATTCGATGTACCTGTCGATCAGTTCGTTCCTGGGCGCCGACACCTACCTGGCCCACAAGACCCTGTCGATTGTGGCCGGGGTGGGCGTCGTGGTCGTGATCGGGTTGATCGCTCGCCGCCTGGGCGGCGACTGGGCGGGGTGGATCGCCGCAGCCCTCGCAGCGTTCTACCCGCAGTTCTGGATCGTCGACGGGATCCTCTGGTCTGAGGGGCTGTTCACCCTGTTCATCGCGCTCACCGTGTGGGCCGCGTTCGCCTACAGCGATCGGCCCAGCCGGTGGGGCGCCGTGTGGCTGGGCCTGGCCGTGTCCGGCGCCGTGCTCACCCGGGGCGAGGCGCTCATCCTGGCTCCGATGCTGGTGGCGCCCCTGGTGTTCTTTGGTCCGTACCCGTTGCGGAGGTGGTGCCGCTCTCGGGCGGCGAAGGCCGAAGGCTCCGTTGCGTCGGATGAAACGCCGCCCGGCGAGCCGATGGGTAGCCGGCCGCCATGGAAGGAGCGGACCCTCCGCCTCGGCATCGCTGCGCTGGCTGTTGCGCTTCCCATCGTGCCGTGGTTGGCCCGCAACATGACCGCGTTCGAGCAGCCGATCACCCTGTCGTCCAATTCCGACGAGGTGCTGTACTACGCCAACTGCGTCGACAGCTATTACGGCGACTTCATCGGGTACTGGTCGTTCCCGTGCCAGGAGCGCGAGCGGCAGGTGGTTCAGGAGCCACGCGACGAGTCGGTACGGGTCAAGTTCTGGCGTGACAAGGGCATCGACTACGCCATGTCGCACAAGAGCCGCTGGCCGGTGGTCGTGGCGGCCCGCATCGGTCGTGTGCTCGAGGTCTACCGACCGGCTCAGGGGGCGAGGATCCTGTCGATCGAGGGGCGACCGCTGGGTTGGACCCAGTTCGGCCAGGTGATGTGGTGGTCGATGCTGCCCATCGCTGCGGTCGGCGCCTGGTTGTTGCGACGCCGCGGCCGATGGGCGTGGCCGCTGTGGTCGCAGGTGGTCATGGTGGTGGCGGTCAGCGTCCTCGTCTACGGCCACGTTCGGTTTCGTCCTCCGCTCGATCTGGCGGTGATCGTGTTCGCAGCGGTGGCCCTGTCCGCCGCGCTGCGCCGCGGCGCGGCGCGGGTGCTGACCACGTCGGCCGCCGCCCCGATCCTTGCGGCGCGGCCCGCTCCCGCCGGCCAGCACCTCGGCGATCGCCACGTCGACGGTCAGCACCTCCAAGATCACGGTGCTGAGCAGCCGACCGATCTCGATGATGCGAAGCCGCGCACCGCCCTCGGGGGTTGGTGGGGTGCGCGTCCGCGCCTGCGCACCGGCGTGGGGGTGGCCATCGTGGTGCTTGCGGTGTTGGCCCCGTTGCGTGAGTTGTTGCGCCGCCAGGGCGTACCCATGGAGGAGGGCTTCATGTTGGCCTTCCCTCAGCGGGTGCTGGCGGGCGACGTGCCCAACAAGGACTTTCTGCACCTCTACGGTCCTGGTGGCCTCTGGGCGCTCGCCGCCTGGTACAAGGTGTTCGGGGTCAACCTGGCTGCCGAGCGTTGGTTCGGCCTGTTGCAGTTGACGGGCATCATCGGAGGTGTCGCTGCGCTGGCCCGGGCCTGGGGTCGCCGCATGATGGTGATCGCCGGGGTGGCCTGCGCGGTCATTTCGCTGACCGCCGTTGGTCTGGTCGCCCTGGCCTGGAACGGCGGGCTGGCCTTGCTGGTGGGCTCGGTGGTGGCGCTTCGCTGGGCGCTCGCCGACGATTCGGATCACACCGCGCCGCTCGTGGCGACGGGTGTCCTGGGCGGCGCGGCTCTGCTGTTTCGGCCCGACCTCGTGCTGGTGGTGGGCCTGGTGGGCGTGGTCGCCCTCTGGCTGGCGGGCGACGGCCGGAAGCGGTTGTGGAAGGCGGGCGCGTCGGTGATGGCCGTCGGCTCACTCATTCTGATCCAGCTTGCGCTCGCCGGTCCCGGGGCCGCCATCAAGGGCATGCTCATCCAGCCGGTGTTCGATCTGCGCGCCGGGCGGGCGCTGCCGGTTCCGCCGTCGTGGGGCTCGATCGACGGGTTCGCACAGCGGGCGGCCATGATCGCCCCGCCCAGTTGGCCCCTGCCCATGCCCGGGCCCTCTCAGCAGGTGTTCCTCTGGTTCGTTGGGCTGCTGGCTGCCACGCTGCTGGCGGTGGTGACCGCCCTGGTGGTCGCCCACCGCAGCGGCTGGAGTGCCGTAGCGATCCGGGCCGACCGGGGTGCCCTCACCACGCTGCTCGTCGCTCCGCTGGCGCTCGGCATCCTGCCCCAGGCCATGCAGCGGGCCGACACCACGCACCTTGCCTGGGTGGGGTGCATCGTCATCCCGTTGACGCCCGGCCTGGTGTTCCAGCTCACCCGAGGTTGGGTGCGGCCCCGGTATCGCGGGGCGCTGGCTGTGGTGCTCGGTGGGGCACTGGTGGCGTCGATGGTGATCGTTGCGCCCATCTACACGCTTCGGCCCTACGCCGAGCGGGTGGTCGAGTCGGCCTCGTCGCCGCCGCCGGCCCAGTGGTCGCTGGCACGCGATGGCAAGAACTTTTGGTTGGGTGGCACCCCCATCACCACCGCCGCCCAGGCGCTTGCAGCCGACCTCGATGCCCTGAGCGAGCCGGGTCAGCGGCTCTTCGTCGGTCCGTCCGACCTATCGAAGACCCCGTACAGCGACGCCTACTGGTACTACATGTTCGGCGATCTCACCCCGGCCACCCGCTACATCGAGATGGATCCGGGCATCGCCGATGCGGCCGATTCTGGCCTGGCCGACGATCTGGCCGGCGCCGATTGGGTCATCCTCTCCCACCTCTGGGACAGCTGGGACGAGGCCAACACGTCGGGTGATACGGGTTCCAACGAGCCCAATGAGGTGCTGAACGCCCGGTTCTGTCGATACCGCAGCTACGGCGACAGCTTTGAGTTGTGGGCGCGCAGGCCGGCGACCGGCGACTGCCCGGCGCCTCAACCTCCCGTGCCGGTCAGCGCGCCACCCGCCAGAGACGCCCCTGTCTCAAACTGA
- a CDS encoding YfhO family protein, which produces MSDETPVTDDPSTQSPEPSPKPSSEPSSEPSSSVWTKIRVGLRPPAEQSIDDATDGWGLAPTRGTPREHLVAAVWFVMVAAVFLAPLFGGKSFSVVGSRQTDVYPWTAQDGPPQVPAQFDSADLSYPWQLQLQAALDEGTLPFWSPDVFSGGAPLYANGTSGQLYPPRLIAAMAPERWAHDLYVAFHLVAGGLVTYLLCREFKRSALAAVIAGTAWMLGSFNLGWVHLEVVTSMLVALPLGPLLVHRMWRRKTMGSVVATAAGFAVMIISGHLLWQLLGWLIALLYAAALGLTSAVRSWRSGDRSDAWGHLWRPPVAFGLGGALSAVVLVPTLVNLTQTPRKAFPVDLLKAFETPAATFTSEFVVGPSFTTMTTGVMNYHLAFVGTVVALLAVVGFFSRRPGSALARTIMIVTAGVATVGWLGRLAYDLVPGMDVFYPYGRLAGWFALGAVLAAALGFDLLVELVQRRWPTAAAGRWAMAAPVAGVSICVLTVAQLVPLGHNLNPPFQPRDDAHWFPDTPLIREARKLQQDAPGAGRLAPIVLDHVKWTEGGPAILRSNHAAAVGLDSTSGYDSTLPLPAAQTLRYLGGMPVKQVLSDPLVGAFVTNLEVGVTNYAALRSQGVTAVVTVPEIDPNDPRLAPLRPYEVAYSGPDGNLLRLGNSAGVVSVRDDLKVLNTDAAVFEALPLASSPNAPIFTSAAAVADSDLSEATIASRNDEAAKQGSRTSAKVTDQGINSIVVDVRSAGPAWLLVGANDAPGWTADIDGVSVPIVRANHNHMAVPIDGPGRVEFHYRPPGLLSGLVITLVALALCAGLLVAERARRRLMA; this is translated from the coding sequence ATGAGTGATGAGACCCCGGTGACAGACGATCCGTCCACGCAATCGCCCGAACCCTCGCCCAAGCCATCGTCCGAACCGTCGTCCGAACCGTCGTCCTCGGTGTGGACCAAGATTCGGGTGGGCCTGAGGCCGCCCGCCGAGCAGTCAATCGACGACGCCACCGACGGCTGGGGTCTGGCTCCGACCCGAGGAACCCCGCGCGAACACCTGGTTGCGGCGGTGTGGTTCGTCATGGTGGCCGCCGTGTTTCTCGCTCCGCTGTTCGGTGGCAAGTCGTTCTCGGTCGTCGGATCCAGGCAGACCGACGTGTACCCCTGGACCGCTCAGGACGGACCCCCCCAGGTTCCGGCGCAGTTCGACTCGGCCGACCTGAGCTATCCGTGGCAGTTGCAGCTGCAGGCCGCGCTGGATGAGGGCACGCTGCCGTTTTGGTCGCCCGACGTCTTCTCCGGCGGTGCCCCGCTCTACGCCAACGGAACCAGCGGGCAGCTGTACCCGCCTCGGCTGATCGCAGCGATGGCGCCGGAGCGTTGGGCTCACGACCTGTACGTTGCGTTCCACCTGGTGGCCGGCGGCCTCGTCACCTACCTCCTGTGTCGGGAGTTCAAGCGCTCCGCCCTGGCGGCGGTGATCGCCGGTACGGCCTGGATGCTGGGAAGCTTCAACCTGGGGTGGGTGCACCTCGAGGTGGTCACGTCGATGTTGGTGGCGTTGCCGCTGGGGCCGCTGCTTGTTCACCGCATGTGGCGCCGCAAAACCATGGGTTCGGTGGTGGCGACCGCAGCCGGGTTTGCCGTCATGATCATCTCGGGCCACCTGCTGTGGCAGTTGCTCGGTTGGCTGATCGCGTTGCTGTACGCCGCGGCGCTGGGCCTCACTTCGGCCGTCCGCTCCTGGCGATCCGGCGACCGCTCCGACGCCTGGGGTCACCTGTGGCGACCTCCCGTGGCCTTCGGGCTGGGCGGCGCACTGTCGGCGGTGGTGTTGGTGCCCACCCTGGTGAACCTCACCCAAACGCCTCGAAAGGCGTTCCCGGTCGATCTTCTCAAGGCGTTCGAGACACCCGCTGCAACCTTCACCTCCGAGTTCGTCGTCGGGCCGTCGTTCACCACTATGACCACCGGGGTCATGAACTATCATCTGGCCTTCGTGGGCACGGTGGTGGCGTTGCTTGCGGTGGTGGGGTTCTTCAGTCGACGTCCGGGATCGGCTCTGGCCCGCACGATCATGATCGTGACCGCGGGCGTGGCCACGGTGGGCTGGTTGGGACGCCTGGCCTACGACCTGGTGCCGGGCATGGACGTGTTCTACCCCTACGGGCGCCTGGCCGGGTGGTTTGCCCTCGGTGCGGTGCTGGCTGCGGCGTTGGGCTTCGATCTGCTCGTCGAGTTGGTGCAGCGACGATGGCCAACGGCGGCTGCGGGTCGGTGGGCCATGGCGGCGCCGGTGGCCGGAGTGTCGATCTGCGTGCTGACGGTGGCGCAACTGGTGCCGCTGGGCCACAACCTCAACCCGCCGTTTCAGCCCCGCGACGACGCCCATTGGTTTCCAGATACCCCGCTGATCCGCGAGGCTCGAAAACTCCAGCAGGACGCCCCCGGTGCGGGCCGCCTGGCTCCGATCGTGCTGGACCACGTCAAGTGGACCGAGGGTGGCCCAGCGATCCTTCGGTCCAACCACGCCGCCGCCGTCGGCCTTGATTCCACCTCCGGCTACGACTCCACCCTGCCCCTCCCGGCAGCCCAGACGCTCCGTTACCTGGGCGGCATGCCGGTGAAGCAGGTGCTGTCCGATCCGCTGGTTGGTGCGTTCGTGACCAACCTGGAGGTCGGCGTCACCAACTACGCCGCGTTGCGCTCGCAGGGCGTCACCGCCGTGGTGACCGTGCCCGAGATCGACCCCAACGACCCCAGGCTGGCGCCGCTGCGCCCCTACGAGGTCGCCTACAGCGGCCCCGACGGCAACCTGCTGCGTTTAGGCAATTCCGCCGGCGTCGTCTCGGTGCGCGACGACCTCAAGGTGCTCAACACCGACGCTGCAGTGTTCGAGGCGCTGCCGCTGGCGTCCAGCCCCAACGCGCCCATCTTCACCAGCGCGGCCGCCGTGGCCGACTCGGACCTCAGCGAGGCGACGATCGCGTCCCGCAACGATGAGGCGGCAAAGCAGGGTTCACGCACCTCGGCGAAGGTGACCGACCAGGGCATCAACAGCATCGTCGTCGATGTGCGCTCCGCCGGGCCTGCCTGGCTGCTGGTTGGAGCCAACGACGCGCCCGGCTGGACCGCCGACATCGACGGCGTATCGGTACCGATCGTGCGGGCCAACCACAACCACATGGCGGTGCCCATCGACGGCCCGGGAAGGGTCGAGTTCCACTACCGCCCGCCGGGGTTGCTCAGCGGGCTGGTGATCACGTTGGTGGCGCTCGCCCTGTGTGCCGGTCTGCTGGTCGCCGAGCGGGCCCGACGTCGCCTGATGGCCTGA
- a CDS encoding acyltransferase family protein: protein MTRPLTVERPRGYVDSLDGIRALAVAAVFLYHTAIGSQPGGFLGVSTFFTLSGFLITSLLMRERDRTDTIALPNFWSRRIRRLAPASFLNVALVLAITVAVPSAWPRTGMGWDTVSVFGNVFNWRIIAEGGTAVTRFLSPYSPLWSLAVEEQFYVVFPVVVLAVGAVAAGRSRRALAWVCGAGVVASILASLLITPSAAFGPSAPLMEQFRTDVRMGEIFVGSLLALAVPTWRVVNERFADVLGWAGLAATLVIWQVAREPQAWIVHGGLVLVAVASAALVYGALAEGSLAKVLALPPLRYLGRISYGVYLFHWPIFLATRDIFYSDNRPALFVTRVVLTLVVAALSFHLVEAPIRHGRALPAPYLAIVWVAGAVGLSAVAWSLAT, encoded by the coding sequence ATGACCCGACCCCTCACCGTTGAACGGCCCCGAGGGTACGTCGACTCGCTCGATGGCATCCGGGCGCTGGCCGTTGCGGCGGTTTTTCTCTATCACACCGCCATCGGTTCCCAGCCGGGTGGGTTTCTGGGCGTCTCCACCTTCTTCACCCTGTCGGGTTTTCTCATCACCTCGCTGCTGATGCGGGAGCGTGATCGCACCGACACGATCGCACTGCCCAACTTCTGGTCCAGGCGTATTCGTCGCCTGGCGCCGGCCTCGTTCCTCAACGTGGCGCTGGTGTTGGCCATCACCGTGGCGGTGCCCTCGGCCTGGCCCCGAACGGGCATGGGTTGGGACACGGTGTCGGTGTTTGGCAACGTGTTCAACTGGCGCATCATCGCCGAGGGCGGCACCGCGGTGACCAGGTTCCTGTCGCCGTACTCGCCGCTCTGGTCGCTGGCGGTTGAAGAGCAGTTTTACGTGGTGTTCCCGGTGGTCGTCCTGGCGGTTGGAGCCGTTGCCGCCGGGCGGTCACGCCGTGCGCTGGCGTGGGTGTGTGGCGCCGGGGTGGTCGCCTCGATCCTGGCATCGTTGCTGATCACGCCCAGTGCTGCCTTTGGCCCGTCGGCACCATTGATGGAGCAGTTCCGCACCGATGTGCGCATGGGGGAGATTTTCGTCGGCTCGCTTTTGGCGTTGGCGGTCCCCACCTGGCGGGTGGTCAACGAGCGGTTCGCCGACGTGTTGGGTTGGGCGGGTCTGGCGGCCACGCTGGTGATCTGGCAGGTGGCCCGCGAACCACAGGCGTGGATTGTGCATGGGGGCTTGGTGCTGGTGGCCGTCGCCTCCGCGGCCCTGGTGTACGGGGCGTTGGCCGAGGGCTCCCTTGCCAAGGTGCTGGCCCTGCCACCTCTGCGCTACCTGGGTCGCATCAGCTATGGCGTGTATCTGTTTCATTGGCCGATCTTCCTGGCCACCCGTGACATTTTCTATTCCGACAACCGTCCGGCGTTGTTTGTCACCCGGGTGGTGCTGACGCTGGTCGTCGCCGCCCTCAGCTTCCACCTGGTGGAGGCGCCGATCCGCCACGGTCGTGCGCTTCCTGCGCCCTACCTGGCCATCGTTTGGGTGGCGGGTGCGGTCGGCCTCAGCGCAGTGGCATGGAGCCTCGCAACATGA
- a CDS encoding ArnT family glycosyltransferase encodes MAQPPRDESTASTRTDPSPLDPSASDSPAVEPFNDPSVDADADIASRSSFQRRLWMVVALALVVRLIWVVFAARQPQGLTDMTRYLAAARDIALGKGYIDFSTAQPTTYYPPGYPIFIGAIAFVMRPFGSFEDRLPYAIAVVQAFLGAGSVYFLGRLGRSLWSAKAGLIAALGLALYPNLVMHTSGVLSETFYIFLILASLHVLLAVPFESWTGRQAWLRAGGFGVLFGMAALVRPIALPAVGVLVVIWLRGRTAASGKDGPARGWSRASAMRWSAVAVVATLAVVGAWTVRNTLRMNQVVLISTNTGDNLCIGHSSQATGGFHLRPGCVAVAGDTTDGTAAEVAHDKELTKRSIRWTIEHPGEEPRLMVSRIYQTFHADDDAVMVVQDYQHELWLSPLQEGALRIAANVAYVVVGIGGLVALLWRREWWRGPRRQMFVWTMLVMAVVPLAFFGEPRFKVPVIPFLIVLAAGLFGPPDTVLLDDTVPLDDTVLLDDTVPADDPMEAR; translated from the coding sequence GTGGCCCAACCCCCTCGCGACGAGAGCACCGCCTCCACTCGCACCGATCCCTCACCGCTCGACCCCTCTGCATCAGACTCCCCTGCGGTCGAGCCCTTCAACGACCCCTCCGTCGACGCCGACGCCGACATCGCTTCGCGGAGCTCGTTTCAGCGGCGGCTGTGGATGGTGGTGGCCCTTGCTCTGGTCGTCCGCCTGATCTGGGTGGTGTTCGCCGCGCGACAGCCCCAAGGCCTCACCGACATGACGCGTTACCTGGCGGCGGCCAGAGATATTGCTCTGGGCAAGGGCTACATCGATTTCTCCACGGCGCAACCGACCACCTACTACCCGCCGGGATACCCGATCTTCATCGGGGCGATCGCCTTCGTAATGCGCCCGTTCGGGTCGTTTGAGGATCGGCTGCCCTACGCCATTGCGGTGGTCCAGGCGTTTCTTGGTGCCGGTTCGGTGTATTTCCTCGGTCGCCTTGGCCGAAGCCTGTGGTCGGCCAAGGCGGGCCTGATTGCCGCGTTGGGCCTTGCGCTGTACCCAAACCTGGTCATGCACACCTCGGGGGTCCTGTCCGAGACGTTCTACATCTTCTTGATTCTGGCCTCGCTACACGTGCTGTTGGCCGTGCCGTTCGAGTCGTGGACAGGCCGACAGGCGTGGCTGCGCGCCGGCGGTTTCGGAGTGCTGTTCGGCATGGCGGCGCTGGTTCGACCCATTGCGCTTCCTGCGGTTGGGGTGCTGGTGGTGATCTGGCTTCGAGGCCGTACTGCGGCCTCCGGGAAAGATGGCCCGGCCCGCGGCTGGAGTCGGGCCTCCGCCATGAGGTGGAGTGCGGTGGCAGTGGTTGCCACCCTTGCGGTGGTCGGCGCCTGGACGGTGCGCAACACCCTGCGTATGAACCAGGTGGTGCTCATCTCGACCAACACCGGCGACAACCTGTGCATCGGCCACAGCTCTCAGGCCACCGGCGGGTTCCACCTGCGTCCGGGGTGCGTGGCCGTGGCCGGCGACACCACCGACGGCACCGCGGCGGAGGTGGCCCACGACAAGGAACTCACCAAGCGGTCGATCCGATGGACCATCGAGCATCCTGGCGAGGAACCCCGCCTGATGGTCAGCCGCATCTACCAGACCTTTCACGCCGACGACGACGCGGTGATGGTGGTGCAGGACTACCAGCACGAGTTGTGGCTGTCGCCCCTTCAGGAGGGCGCGCTGCGCATCGCCGCCAACGTCGCCTACGTCGTGGTGGGTATCGGTGGCCTGGTGGCATTGTTGTGGCGCCGCGAGTGGTGGCGGGGTCCCCGGCGGCAGATGTTTGTGTGGACCATGTTGGTGATGGCGGTCGTGCCGCTGGCCTTCTTCGGTGAGCCACGGTTCAAGGTTCCCGTGATCCCGTTTCTCATCGTGTTGGCGGCGGGGCTCTTCGGCCCCCCGGACACAGTGCTTCTCGATGACACAGTGCCTCTCGATGACACGGTGCTTCTTGATGACACGGTGCCCGCCGACGATCCAATGGAGGCCCGGTGA
- a CDS encoding acyltransferase family protein, producing the protein MSLPSKRAVAPRALSDRTRLLGLDGLRGVAASLIVVHHAANVSGPQRTAPFTEVAWVADVGVAVFFVLSGFVIYRPFAAAHLSGRSVPATVPFWWRRALRLLPAYWFALFGLWALGLNTFNSVGEMLSQATLTHVFGPGLAFQGISQSWSLSVELSFYAVVPLISWVVRRRRVSGGAVSDRREWGMVGALFLTGYLVRFVLSLGEVSWGDSTLRGMSFLWLPTNIDLFAIGMAIAVFHTRNLVGTSVAEHLRPRVAQATRRLQQASRLAGPWWLAAAALLVLYAYAVGPADFNVGYTGWFWERRQLVYGLIGLALVFPLSRPGGAGITRRVLASSIGVWFGAFSYGLYLWHNAWIERLGAELAQPNPGLPAFLGTGFGNVWFPATLAVGFVLGLICGAIGWFVVEEPLQRFRSLFRT; encoded by the coding sequence ATGAGCCTCCCATCAAAGCGTGCGGTGGCACCGAGGGCGCTCAGTGACCGCACACGCCTGCTGGGGCTGGATGGGCTTCGGGGGGTCGCGGCATCGTTGATCGTGGTGCACCACGCGGCCAACGTGTCCGGACCACAGCGAACCGCACCGTTTACGGAAGTGGCGTGGGTGGCCGACGTGGGCGTCGCCGTGTTCTTCGTGCTGTCGGGGTTTGTCATCTACCGACCCTTCGCCGCAGCCCACCTGTCGGGCAGATCGGTTCCTGCCACCGTGCCCTTCTGGTGGCGTCGTGCGCTGCGCCTGCTGCCTGCGTACTGGTTTGCCCTGTTCGGCCTGTGGGCCCTCGGGCTCAACACCTTCAACTCGGTTGGGGAGATGCTCAGCCAGGCCACGCTGACCCACGTGTTCGGGCCCGGTCTGGCGTTTCAGGGCATCTCGCAGAGCTGGTCGCTGTCGGTGGAACTCAGCTTTTACGCCGTCGTCCCTTTGATCTCATGGGTGGTACGTCGCCGTCGGGTGTCCGGCGGTGCCGTCTCGGACCGACGGGAGTGGGGAATGGTCGGAGCCTTGTTCCTCACGGGCTACCTGGTCCGGTTCGTTTTGTCGCTCGGCGAGGTTTCCTGGGGCGACTCCACCCTGCGTGGCATGTCGTTTCTTTGGCTGCCAACCAACATCGACCTGTTCGCCATCGGCATGGCGATTGCCGTGTTCCACACCCGCAACCTGGTCGGCACAAGCGTCGCCGAACACCTGCGACCCCGAGTCGCGCAGGCCACTCGGCGCCTCCAGCAGGCCTCGCGCCTTGCTGGGCCGTGGTGGCTGGCGGCGGCGGCACTCCTGGTGCTGTACGCCTATGCGGTCGGCCCCGCCGACTTCAACGTGGGCTACACCGGCTGGTTCTGGGAGCGCCGCCAGTTGGTCTACGGGCTGATCGGCCTGGCGTTGGTGTTCCCGCTGAGCCGGCCCGGCGGCGCAGGCATCACCCGGCGGGTGTTGGCCTCCAGCATCGGGGTGTGGTTTGGTGCGTTCTCCTATGGCCTCTACCTGTGGCACAACGCCTGGATCGAGCGCCTGGGCGCCGAGCTGGCCCAACCCAACCCGGGTCTGCCGGCATTTCTCGGCACGGGGTTCGGCAACGTCTGGTTTCCCGCCACCCTGGCCGTGGGTTTTGTTCTGGGATTGATTTGCGGCGCCATCGGCTGGTTCGTCGTCGAGGAACCTCTGCAACGGTTCAGGTCGTTGTTTCGGACATGA